The Rhinolophus sinicus isolate RSC01 linkage group LG07, ASM3656204v1, whole genome shotgun sequence genomic interval ttaatattttaaagttaaaaaaatttattcataCTCATAAATCTGACAACTATAAAAGgtgaataattattaaaattagttatttagttagcaaaaatgaaactaaaaaaaaaaaaaaggccatgaAAATACTTCTACCAAGTATTTACTGCATTAATAACTCATACAAATGTATAAAGAAACCattaagacatttatttatataaataaagtataCAGAAAAGTTACACAAAAGCAAATTATTAACAGAGCAGTTCTGAAGTCCCTTATACTTATTAAATTAGCAACAACTATAAAACCCCAACTCAAAGCTGTAAACTTAGTGAACTGATAATACTCAAATGGTGAcactgtaaaatggtacaattcTTTAGGAAAGCAATAAGGCAAACATATTAAGAACTATAAAATTGTTCATATTACTCCACTTAATAATCCCAGTCGCAGGAGTTTATCctaataaaattggaaataattgtTCAGCAATAAGGAAACAGTTTAGATAAACTGAATATGAAGTAATATTAAAATCATGATCAAAACTAACTACATCGGataatatgaaatgaaaacatagtcCACTGAAAAGTATAGGTGTCTTAAGACTGCAATCATgtggacaaaagaagaaaaaatagtaacataaaattaaaattctgaagTCACTGGATCAGGATGGTAAGGTTTATGGGTAATTTTTCCATTTGGCaaaattttcttccatgttttcaatatgaaagaaaaagattggTTACCgttttaaaaagtcacttgtCTTTTCAAATAATCTCTTCTCTTCCCCATTAGTAAATTATACATGTCAATTTTTAAGTTGAGAAATAGACCAAAAATGCCCCAGTTGTTTTCTAAAACCTAAATATTCCTCTGTTTGGACCTTAGCTGGCAATGCATGAAGACATACCCTCACCTATACCATTTCAATACATAGAAGCAGCCTAACATATTAGtttcccaaaacaaaaatatgaagcaCTCATTATATATGAAACTTACTATTTTGTAATGTGATTATACTTTCAAAGTTATGTTAAAGAGGGATAGGAAACTTTCAGTAGGCTGTTTGAATGAAAACGTTTGAGAGcaactgtttttaaatatttagagcaGAAGAAATTAGCTGGAAATGCAGGGCAGCTATAAATAGCATTTGAAAGAGCAAACTAAAAAAACAATGTCATTGGGATTAATGCGCTATAAAAAGGTATAAATActatagaaaaaaaggaatttttaattaaagatacaTTCTTTAgcttacttttgaaaaattatgttatatagtAATTTGGTACAGGGTGGTCGACTGTGTTGAAAATATCAGGGAAAAAATCTTATAACTGCCAAAATATAAGCCATTGGACTGTCCTTTGCGCTAATGGGAGAGTGgagatgaatttaaaatttagtctTCCATTTACATCCCTTTAGTGGTAGCAGCAATAATTTGGttcaattacaaatatttattataaaagtttattaGTATCCGAGATCTAAACAAACACAGCTATTACCAAATAAATGCACTCTTGTCAAAGAATGTGCTTAATAATCATAAACATAAGAAAGTTAAATAATGGCCTTTTCAAACAGAGAGAATTTCAATACAATAGAGAGACCAGGAAGCCAAAATAAAGTCAAAGTAACACTAACTTACATTCACCTTTGTGACACCAAAGAAACATGTAGCtcgtatttcttttttctttgattagaAAAAGTGTTCAGCTTTTTCACAGGAAAAGACTTTGAAGCAAGATCAAAATCAGAAAGTTGCTTTTCCTGAATCCAATCTAACAATATAATACCATCCGAAAAGAACATTCCATAGTATGGCAAAGAATTGAACAACTGCAAGGCTGTGTATAATGGATAGCAGGTAAACTGTACACTAAAGAAACTGGAAATGGTGGACCTTTTTcttcatgccaaaaaaaaaaaggaagagttgtTTGCCTTTTGCACGGAGCTTGTCGTTCTGCACACAGGATTCAAATGTCAACCAAAAAATAATGACCCAAGCCAATCTTAACATGACTTAATTACATCatcttctctctttgtctcattTAGAGTTATATATTCACAGCTCAAAACTTGTTCATGAGACTCCTcgggttttgattttttaagtgCCAACTCTGCTGGGAGAAGAGATGAGCAATGCTCAAGAGACTGTGCAATGTCATCAATTGTCCATTTGTCTTCGGGAAGGGCATGCTCTTCTAGTGTAAATGGTCCCTGTTTGGTTCGAGTCAGCTCAAGCACATTGGCACAGGAAGAGAGTTCTACAGCAACGAGAGGTGAAAAGAACGTCCACAAGATAAATGATGCAGTATTTCTCAGTCTAATTTTTCAAATGACAGAAGAACTAGATTAAACCTCTCAAAATCATTCCAAATGTAAAACTCTAATAATCCAATATAAGAACCAAGAGCTTTGAGATTAAGAAATGATTAAGTAGCAAGATACTTAATAACTCACCTTAGATACTGCTTCAAAGGCTATACGGAACTTGCACACATTTTCCTTATTTAACCCATGAAGCAACCCCATGATGTAACTATTACTTTCACTTCACAGATGACGTAATATGACCTGTCCAGTGTCACAACTGCCAGCAAATGGCAGAGACAGAACTGCAACTTTCTGGCTGTTTGTAACACTATATGGTATGGCTtctagtttttcaaaaatttgacTTGCATTAATGAAAGTAATTTTTAGAAGGATGAATCTTTTTTCTTATCCCTACTTtgggtgaaaatattttgtacttgAGAAAATATTGGTCCTTACATTCATTATTCCCATCTTCATTTTCTgtgcctttctcttctctcccatttcaAACATTTCACTGAAGCTGCTGATGCTGGTAATTATATGCCATAAACCTATAATGCTTCTGAAGCTGAAGGAGGCAAGAGTACAGTTCCTAAGGCCAGGACTCGGAGAAATGACAAATAGAAAACTCCCTCTTCCCATCAAAAAGGAATATTACTCTCTAAATGATAATTCATAATTCATCTTTATGCTTACCTTTGCCAATGTCACTGACCAAGCTTCTGATATAAAAACCTCCTCCACATTCAACATCTGGAATGTTAACAGTGACATGGTAAATTGCTAACCTCCTATGAAATCCACTTTACATAGAAATGATGCCtctaaacaaatgtaaaaatgcaCTATGCAAACAACCgagtgataaaatatttatatgctaaaacataaattattcaTCCAGCAGCATATGTGTTTGTGAGATTGAAAAGTCAGAGTGTGGAGAAAGCAAACAGCAGAAACtcatgaacacattttaaattaaccGGCAAGTCACACCACTTTAATACTTCAGCCTTGTTCATTTAATAGGTTTTAAATAGTTAGAAATCTCAGCTTTGCTATCATGagctatagatttaaaaaaatatttcccgaTTTCTATGCCTTGTTCatttaagatgtttttaaatggtgaaaCATCTCAGCTTTGCTATCATGAgctgtaatttgaaaaatgttttcagatctttacACTCAACGAATACaaggaacaaacaaaaaccccctTTTAGGAACAGGAATTATGTTTGGGGTAATAGACCACACGGAGAGCTCAGAATACTTGAATGTTCCCTCGGAAAAATTCctaaagaaatcataaaataactgaaattacaCAATGTCCCCAAACTGAACGCATATCTAAACATCTTCTTAACACAAGTTTATTGGTTAAGAGCAGGGATGTGGATTATTTTTATGCATCCACAACATCCTGAGTTTCCACACAAAAAGACTACATTCCAGCTGTTTCTAGTCTTATCATACAAATAAAGCCATTTGAGGGAATCAATCAAAACTGGCTACTGgggattttccttctttttctcttcccattaGCTCAAGAGTGGGGGCCACAGCTGAGATAAAAACATGAGCACTAGGACCAAACGCAGGTGTGCTAACATTCTTGCCCTGTATTTCACTCTGGTGAAAAGACAACTCTCTTGGCCTATCATAAGCTCCAGTAAACAAAATAACGTATTCACAGCTTAAATGCAATTGGAAAAATTTGAGTTTTTCTTACTTTCATGGATATTACCTACTATGCCAACTCAGCTGCTGCATTTTCATGGAATGGAACAAAATATCTTCCGGTATGTTTTTCTCACTATTTGTCAaacattttagaatcagaaaactaaaggaaaggagtgactttttttttcaattgtaccAAAAACGCATTTTATAGGGACTTAATACACAATAGATAATATGCCAAAGCAACAAAGTTTAGGAAAAAAGGTTTTGAGAAATTACTTCTAAAAGGAATCCTATTTAGTATGCATGGGAAATTAAGAGTAGGGTCAATTTAAGGGAGCCTAAGAATTCAGACGAACTACATACAGCTGTTATATGTTCAGGGTGTCAGCTACTACTTTCCGCAACTAGGAGATCATAAAATTTCCAAACAATCAAagcaaacattttgtttttttaaatttagttcaaATATGGATTATAAATTCAAATTGATAACCTGCATTAAAATTTACCATGTCCAAGAATATATTTCTGCCTTGTGTATGTATTATTTCCAGATTTTCATGATCTTTAGCAATAATTTGCAGATAacaaagaaggcaggaaaaaataaTCACTCCACTCTTAGATCTCttgtctaaaaaataaaaatgctttgttttaaaagaacaaattaatatgaattttaaaactgaatgtaAACTACCAGATGTAGCCAAAATGGGGGGACTAGTATCCACAAgacaacaagaaacaaaatgtaaaattctgaaaatgtataCTTCTTACCTACTCTTTCTCTGTAGAGATCTAAGTTATGTTACAAGTTTATCataagataatataatacaatgtataGAAACACTCAGCCTACTTAGGAAGGCATTTCTGAACCTACACGTGTAGGTATTCTCATTAAATGTGTTATCAAAAAGGTATTAACAAATCTGAACCTTccttaaattcaaatttttaaaactctccaatATCCTAGGGACCATTAAAATCACACAAAAGTAgccaaatacaaaataaaggtacctgtaaatacaaatgatttcaaatttctCCAGCTTACCTAATGTGAAAAATGGTGGCTGGAATTTTTGAAGGGAGAGACTGTACACAGTAACTGGCCTGGCAGGCTTTGCTTCTACTACTTCACCTCTCTTCATCAAAGTTGAAAGTCTCTGTCCATCTTTCTTTAATGCAGAATAGCTTacaaaagagggagagaagaattAAGAAAGAATGAGGGAGAAGAATTCCAGATTATAGTGTGGAAAGGATAACTAGCAGCcctttaaatggaaaattcttctgaaaaatgaactagttttttttcccttttattccacTCCACAATTGCGTCAGGAATAGCTTTCCTAAATATCTTTGAGACTAATGTACTATAGCTCAATCTGGCCCCGataatcttattttcttcttagcCACCTTCCTGGAGACGGCCTCTTCACATCTTCACAAGTCCTCATGCTGGAGTAGGGGCTCAGTCATCTCAGCTACATTTCCCTGAAACAATTTCCATTCCAATAATATTCATTTTGATATGAAAAGTTaccaaaatgtttctaaaaaccAAATGAGCAAATAATGGACTTAACAGATCTTAGCTTTGTGTGACAAAATTGTATTAGGTCACAAAATCTCTGGAATAATCACAGAGAAGAAGATTCTAAAACagttcttataaataaatatgaatatgtttattttaataataatgatccAAAGTAATGTTTATTTGTATCCTGCTAAAACTTTTAAATCTTTACATTTGAGGCAAAATTATGAAGAAACATTTCCCCATAGCTATTTcagtgttgaaaaaaaaaattctttattacaaaagaaattctaaaagaaTTGCCAGTAACTTATCCTGACAGATCTAATAGCcattcagccatttaaaaaaaaaaaaagcaatttgctTGAAATAGTAATGTGCACAAAAAAATGTGGTTATGTGGTAAACCAATATTCTCATACTTTTAATAAGTTATAACTCTCATCTGTTGCAGAGAATTGGGAAGCGTAAGATTCTGGGCCCAAAAGGAATGGTCCCAACACTGAAAGGAAGTGCTAACTAGACTCTGAATTACAATTCTGACACTCGTACTAGACTGGACGGGTCCCTTCATGGCAATTCTGGGAAAAGTGACATCTCTGTGCTCCAGAACTGCCCTGATGTCTTGTAGACGGAATCAGAAAAACTGATAAACACTAGAATAGCATAGACGTCAGGCTGTGGCAATATCCAAGGACAGAGGAGACCACATCCCACTACCTCTTAGAAAACGTGAGAAGTGCTGCATCCTGTCCAAATCAGGTTCACCTTTACGTGACCATTTGCTATGTCAGATTTCAAACCTGTCTCACCACAACACAAAAAGAAGAccgtttttgttatttttcattcaagTGATGTGAGTCATTGGAAAATAGAATTACACATTTATTCAAATTCAGTAGTTGAACTTACAGGGGAGGTACCTGCATTATATTCCCAGTAAATTTCTGTAAAATGCCTTCAATATCTTCTTGTGTTATTTTATCTGCCAAAAGTGGAAAAAAGTGACACTAAAATAATCATAGAAATACATGTGCTATTTTCACAGCACTGAAAGCTctgaaaattcattaaaattttttttccaacaaaacATATACTATAGTGTATGTTTTATACACCAAATTCTATCttgttgaaatgaataaaatatgcattAGTGAGATAAAAGGAGGAGAAAGTCTTATA includes:
- the TRUB1 gene encoding pseudouridylate synthase TRUB1 gives rise to the protein MAAVEAAVVSSSSLERDTAPVPRTAGTAAATAATSSATAAAAAVAAAARTGSEARVSKAAMATKLLSLSGVFAVHKPKGPTSAELLNRLKEKLLAEAGMPSPEWTKRKKQTLKIGHGGTLDSAARGVLVVGIGRGTKLLTSMLSGSKRYIAIGELGKATDTLDSTGRITEEKPYDKITQEDIEGILQKFTGNIMQVPPLYSALKKDGQRLSTLMKRGEVVEAKPARPVTVYSLSLQKFQPPFFTLDVECGGGFYIRSLVSDIGKELSSCANVLELTRTKQGPFTLEEHALPEDKWTIDDIAQSLEHCSSLLPAELALKKSKPEESHEQVLSCEYITLNETKREDDVIKSC